From one Candidatus Eremiobacterota bacterium genomic stretch:
- a CDS encoding bifunctional UDP-sugar hydrolase/5'-nucleotidase: protein MTGISGDYSHQNYGVQGHHGDRKMHGKRHEPQAERSQSYDDSVTISKGKEPSYSREAYEAASPSNGQEKPSSGSGGTIKISIINTHDMHGYFKNMANIAGLINQLREQNPGAMVVDGGDVCYNPPYSDRNHYEPMPDVMNQIGYNLVSLGNHEFQWNKEDLDQEFVKKLNCDVLCANVLDPQTKQYLPGVQPYLIKDMNGVKVGFIGVVEPRMATSAHPNVGHDVLKLDPGATLKKLIPEVKAKGADVIVVLSHQGIDDDPSMAKQVSGIDVILASHDHQITQSPITVGKFPNQTYIVESGSHCKNVGLTTIEYDPKSKEVVDVEFTPFPASSHTVKADPAVQEILNGHRDSGGGSYQDGQNYHKKGKRHH, encoded by the coding sequence ATGACAGGCATATCAGGCGATTATTCACACCAGAACTACGGCGTCCAAGGCCATCATGGAGACAGGAAGATGCATGGCAAGCGCCATGAGCCCCAGGCGGAGAGAAGCCAGTCTTATGACGACTCGGTGACCATCTCAAAAGGGAAGGAGCCCTCATATTCCCGCGAGGCCTATGAAGCCGCATCGCCATCAAACGGCCAGGAGAAGCCCTCTTCGGGAAGCGGGGGCACCATCAAGATATCAATAATCAACACCCATGACATGCATGGCTATTTCAAGAACATGGCAAACATTGCGGGGCTCATCAACCAGCTCAGGGAGCAGAACCCCGGCGCCATGGTTGTTGATGGTGGTGACGTATGCTACAACCCCCCCTATTCAGACAGGAACCACTATGAGCCCATGCCCGACGTGATGAACCAGATCGGCTACAATCTCGTCTCGCTGGGGAACCATGAGTTCCAGTGGAACAAAGAGGACCTCGACCAGGAGTTCGTCAAAAAGCTCAACTGTGATGTGCTCTGCGCCAATGTGCTCGATCCGCAGACCAAGCAGTATCTCCCCGGCGTGCAGCCCTACCTGATCAAGGATATGAACGGCGTAAAGGTTGGCTTCATCGGCGTCGTTGAGCCAAGGATGGCCACCTCGGCCCATCCCAACGTGGGCCACGACGTGCTCAAGCTCGATCCTGGCGCCACGCTCAAGAAACTCATCCCCGAGGTGAAGGCCAAGGGAGCCGACGTGATCGTCGTGCTCTCCCACCAGGGAATTGATGACGACCCCTCCATGGCAAAACAGGTGAGCGGGATAGACGTGATCCTTGCCTCCCATGACCATCAGATAACCCAGAGCCCTATCACTGTGGGCAAGTTCCCCAACCAGACCTACATCGTGGAATCAGGCTCACACTGCAAGAATGTGGGACTCACCACCATAGAGTATGATCCAAAGAGCAAAGAGGTCGTCGATGTGGAATTCACCCCCTTCCCCGCGAGCTCTCACACCGTGAAGGCTGATCCCGCCGTGCAGGAGATCCTGAACGGCCACAGGGACAGCGGCGGCGGCTCATACCAGGATGGCCAGAATTACCATAAAAAGGGAAAAAGGCACCATTAA